The following are encoded together in the Daucus carota subsp. sativus chromosome 5, DH1 v3.0, whole genome shotgun sequence genome:
- the LOC108220520 gene encoding uncharacterized protein LOC108220520: MEEQSPVSLSGAEMATLETKTLTIKIANSSHKPGKEILTNIITDAQSPNLYSSIASSPYNSPSLISPPSSAFVSALQSPYISPRATIIPTHIKENTTTPSSTTVTHPSTPVSYCGSQSDDIPSTSYTPPPERCDFSDDTKLKIVTCVPVPGQESAPRISFSFPVPRMSFAKGSVSPASNAKLRSCDVYIGYHGQSPNLMRFCKWLKSELELQGIACFVADRAKYSDNQSHEIADRVICSVTYGIVVVTSHSILNHHSLEEIRFLSQKKNLIPLFFDTDINEIASPVNQNSQNKECKEAIDGLMKSQEFMLEANDGNWRSCVTKATGILTGKLGRKSVVEKEVEIFEDLPLPRNKFFVGREKEILDIETAFFGCGEYFEQETSLPIIRGGTPGQCEGLADEESEVDAGRGRYINLEVGKCKEPNLEAWIEPVIGRNSFKRLKYKKSKSGKYKSFGNSIVCINGASGIGKTELALEFAYRYSQRYKMVLWVGGEARYFRQNILNLSLHMGLDVSADAEKERGRIHSFDEQESEAFKRVKRELFRDMPYLVIIDNLETEKEWWEGKDLHDLIPRNTGGSHVIITTRLSRVMNFDPMQLQPLPLYDAMIVIKGRRKKEYSPLEMEFLEKFYDKLGRSTFGLWVIGSLLSELTISPSALFEAINQLPLEEPSNLSTTDEQFCRNNLFLMKALAFCSAILQQTKGTRNLLASRMLLVGAWFAPAPISANLLATAARILPASSINRLRKWTKCVSLALCCSGCLATQTWKTEEDSASVLVKLGLARKANRQPGYWIRFHPITQIFGRRKGGLPAAKATIQGIRKTGNPLVYSDHLWASAFLVFGFKSEPPLVQLKAIDMVLYIKKTALPLAIRAFTTFSRCNSALELLKVCTNVLEEVEKSFVSQIQDWCHGSFCWKKKLQSNQRIDEYVWQDVTLLKATLLETRAKLLLRGGHFDSGEELCRTCISIRTVMLGHGHAQTLAAQETLAKLVRMRSKM, encoded by the coding sequence ATGGAAGAACAATCGCCAGTGTCACTTTCTGGTGCTGAAATGGCAACCCTTGAAACCAAGACCCTCACTATCAAAATAGCCAACTCCAGCCACAAGCCAGGTAAAGAGATTTTAACAAACATCATCACAGATGCACAGTCACCAAACTTATACAGCTCAATTGCATCTTCACCTTATAACTCTCCCTCTCTCATATCTCCACCTTCTTCAGCATTTGTTTCAGCCCTTCAGTCTCCTTACATATCTCCTAGAGCAACTATCATCCCCACTCATATTAAAGAAAACACAACTACTCCATCTAGTACAACAGTTACTCACCCATCTACTCCAGTGTCGTATTGTGGCTCGCAGTCTGATGACATTCCGAGTACATCCTACACTCCCCCACCTGAAAGATGTGATTTTTCCGATGACACAAAGCTCAAAATTGTCACATGTGTACCTGTTCCGGGCCAAGAATCCGCTCCTCGGATTTCGTTTTCGTTTCCGGTTCCAAGAATGTCATTTGCTAAAGGATCTGTTTCACCTGCATCGAATGCCAAACTAAGAAGCTGCGATGTTTACATTGGTTATCACGGTCAAAGTCCCAACTTGATGCGCTTCTGTAAGTGGCTTAAATCAGAGCTTGAGCTGCAGGGCATTGCTTGTTTTGTTGCTGATAGGGCCAAGTACTCCGATAATCAGAGCCATGAAATAGCTGACCGTGTTATTTGCTCGGTGACATATGGCATTGTGGTTGTTACGAGTCACAGCATCCTGAATCATCATAGTTTGGAAGAGATTAGATTCCTTTCTCAAAAGAAGAACTTGATTCCATTGTTCTTCGACACAGATATCAATGAGATTGCAAGCCCTGTGAACCAAAATTCTCAGAATAAAGAATGTAAAGAAGCGATTGATGGCCTAATGAAGTCACAAGAGTTCATGCTGGAGGCAAATGATGGTAACTGGAGAAGTTGTGTAACGAAAGCTACAGGGATTTTGACGGGAAAGCTTGGAAGAAAGAGTGTTGTTGAGAAAGAAGTTGAAATTTTCGAGGACTTGCCACTTCCGAGAAACAAATTTTTTGTGGGAAGAGAAAAAGAGATACTGGATATTGAAACTGCATTTTTTGGGTGTGGGGAGTACTTTGAGCAAGAAACATCTTTACCGATTATTAGAGGAGGAACACCTGGTCAATGTGAAGGTTTagcagatgaagagagtgaggTTGATGCAGGTAGAGGAAGGTACATAAATTTGGAGGTTGGAAAGTGCAAGGAGCCAAACTTGGAGGCTTGGATTGAACCAGTTATAGGAAGAAATTCTTTTAAGCGACTTAAATACAAAAAGTCAAAAAGTGGAAAATACAAAAGTTTTGGAAACAGCATTGTGTGCATAAATGGAGCTTCAGGTATTGGAAAAACAGAACTTGCATTGGAGTTTGCTTATAGGTATTCACAGAGATACAAGATGGTTTTGTGGGTAGGTGGTGAAGCTCGATACTTCAGGCAGAACATTTTAAATTTGTCTCTCCATATGGGGCTGGATGTAAGTGCTGATGCTGAGAAGGAACGAGGAAGGATCCACAGCTTTGATGAGCAGGAATCTGAAGCCTTCAAGAGAGTCAAAAGAGAACTATTTAGGGATATGCCATATCTAGTGATCATTGATAATCTTGAGACAGAGAAGGAATGGTGGGAAGGGAAGGATCTGCATGACTTGATACCAAGGAACACTGGAGGATCCCATGTGATTATAACCACAAGACTCTCCAGAGTAATGAACTTTGATCCCATGCAGCTTCAGCCACTGCCTTTATATGATGCAATGATTGTGATCAAAGGGAGAAGAAAGAAAGAATATTCGCCCTTGGAGATGGAGTTTCTAGAGAAGTTCTATGACAAATTAGGGAGGTCAACTTTTGGGTTATGGGTGATTGGTTCACTACTTTCTGAACTTACAATATCACCATCTGCTCTGTTCGAGGCTATAAATCAGCTTCCTCTGGAAGAACCTTCCAATTTGAGCACCACGGATGAACAATTCTGCAGAAACAATCTTTTCTTGATGAAAGCACTTGCCTTCTGCAGTGCTATTTTGCAGCAAACAAAAGGGACAAGAAACCTCCTTGCCTCAAGAATGCTTCTCGTCGGAGCTTGGTTTGCCCCAGCACCTATTTCAGCTAATTTATTAGCAACTGCAGCTAGGATTCTACCAGCTTCTTCAATTAACCGGCTCAGGAAGTGGACTAAATGTGTGAGCCTCGCACTTTGTTGTTCAGGTTGTTTAGCAACACAAACGTGGAAGACTGAAGAGGATTCAGCCTCAGTGTTGGTTAAACTAGGCTTGGCAAGGAAAGCCAACAGACAGCCTGGATATTGGATCCGATTTCACCCAATTACTCAAATATTTGGAAGGAGAAAAGGCGGCCTACCCGCTGCCAAGGCAACAATTCAAGGCATAAGAAAGACAGGAAACCCATTGGTATACTCAGACCACCTATGGGCCTCAGCTTTTCTGGTTTTCGGATTCAAATCTGAACCTCCACTAGTTCAACTGAAGGCTATAGATATGGTTCTCTACATCAAAAAAACAGCTCTTCCCCTAGCAATCAGAGCATTCACAACCTTCTCAAGGTGCAACTCAGCATTAGAACTTCTCAAAGTCTGCACCAATGTCCTCGAGGAAGTAGAGAAATCCTTTGTCTCTCAAATACAAGATTGGTGCCACGGATCTTTTTGCTGGAAAAAGAAATTGCAGTCAAATCAGAGGATAGACGAATATGTATGGCAAGACGTGACACTGTTGAAGGCTACACTTTTAGAAACCAGAGCCAAGTTGCTGCTGAGAGGTGGACATTTTGATAGTGGTGAAGAGCTATGCAGAACATGCATTAGTATCAGGACGGTGATGCTGGGGCATGGCCATGCTCAAACACTAGCTGCCCAAGAAACATTGGCTAAGTTAGTAAGAATGAGGAGTAAAATGTAA